gctgctgcagcagcagcaactttAGCAACAGCTGCTGTAGCAGATATCATTTCTTGAGCTCCTTCCCGAAGCTGGATATAGTCACCCTCAATCAAAAACAACTGAAATCACAACTTAAAGGCTCAGATATAGTGATACAGTCTATGCATGCAAATATGTAAATTAGGATCCCAAAAACTCAACTTCTGGGTGGACCACCCACAAAGTCATCTAGCTTTCCATATTTTCTCTTGTAATCATGCCAATGCAAAGGAGAAAGCATCTTGCAAGTCTATTGGTAGCTGTTATTGACACAATGATAATTATCATTGCTTCataatggtttttaaaatgtgctaagatgagaagaaaataattttttaactacTGACCGTTGAATTGATCCGAATTCTACCACCAGTTGGAATAGTGCGAACTATGCAAGCCAAGAGAGATCGTTCATCAAGGAGAGGAGTGTCTGAAGTTTTTCCTCCGGTGACCACATTTGTCTGGTCAGATGAGATAAATGCTTCAGATGCTACAGCACCAGTGCCCTTGTTGATTGTGGTTTCACTGACATTAACTGAGTGCACAGATGTTTCAGAGAGTGATGCACTGGCAGCAGAACTCGCCTGCTCTTCTGTCAAAGCTTGGTCCTCTAGCCCTGGTTATTGAGTTCAAAACATGTTGATCCTACACCAGTTCAAATTTAACTGATTTTAGTCCCTGCCCTAATTGCCAGCTGGTTCTAATGGAGTTAAAAAGAAGTTTAACCAATGGCACCCAGAAAAGCAGAGGAACATTGAGCAAAAAATAAGCACAGACTTCATTTTCAATGGTCTGTTCAAGAGTATTCAATCTCAAGGCATCACTAAATTGGGAAGAAATTCTCTTGCAGGCTCTGCTCAGGTTGAGGAGTGACCAAGTAACTTCTATCTATTGACTCCAGAACCTGCaggagattaatttttttgcgAATCCAGTCATAACCATCATGAAAACATGTTCATTACCATGGAGTTGCAACAGCTTAACATGCATAACCTGGGATTCCCCTGTGGATGATAAGATTGCAGGATAGGCTCTGCTCCTTGACTGATATGAACATCTAGATAGTCTGGATGGAAGTTGTGGCCGTTAACAGGCCTTTCATAGTCATACTTTACATCTGACTCATAGGATTATGATCATTTTGAGATGATGCAAGTTGATTCTGCGTAGATAATTGTGCACTCTCTGTTACAGCCtgaagaagattaaaaaaaacaaaaaagaatacaaaTTGTTATCATGGACAGCTAGAttagaaaatatgtttttttattaatacagaTAGAAATAAGCACACTTCTTATTTACAACGATATGCAactacaatgaggacagaagaAGTTTACATTTTGATAGTTACCTCTTGATTCTGCCACTGTGGGAGAGATGACATTGCTGGTATTGAGTGAAAAATGCCCAGCATGAGATTGGGGAGCATGTGATGTCATAGAATGGTGAATGCCCTGTTTGATGCAGAATGAAACGGGTGGAGTGCAGCCACCTGCCCAGGTGGAAGGTAGGTTTGGCATCCCGAGTAAAGAAGTTGGAGCCATTGGAACACCAGCGGCATGGCTGGTCTATTGATCAACAGAACAGAATATTGGAAGTCATGGATACAGGATTTGAACAGTTAATTTTCCTTCCTACTAAAAAGTATGTTTCAATCACGTACTgcattacagaaaaaaaaatagttttctagGGGCAAACACTTGGAAACCCTATAAATATTCTATCTGTATGGcctatggttttattttttttcctgtcaattTGTAATTAATAATCTCATCATTACTAGATCTTTTTTTATGGTATGAATCTTTTGATTGCTCTTATCACAATAGGTATGACCTCGGATCTCAACTCCAGGGGTATAGTATGGAACCAGCCACCTGAAAGGGATGAAAGACTCAAAACTAAGCTAGAATAATGGAGGCAAGAGTGTGAGGGGAACAGGGAATATGATGCCACAAAATGTGGCATATACTGAATTGCAGCTGACCAGCAATGCCATAGAATAGAAGAGATGCCGTATTTACAGTTCGCATTGATAACTTGGAAAAGAACAGGATGGTATATATTAAGATTaatgggagagaaaaaaaaacatagtaacAAGGAATCCTACCTGATTTGGTACATTTACAGTTGACGCAAAAGACAGGGCATTATCTGCATTCCCATTTTGCAATACTCCATTATTAGCATTGGAGGCAGTAGTTCCATTTACATCTAGTTGCCTTCCATTGTTCTGGGTAAAGCTTGACACATCCTTTGGGTTTGATTGAGGTAAGATGTGACTCATCTGTGTAAGATCCACATCCTTCCTCTGGCATCAGCTAGCTCCAACTGAACTTGTTGTATGGTATGCATATGAATTCTTCTCCATCTCTGCAAACTGATATCAGTAAACCAGGAGAGAGGGACAAAATAGTCAATCCAAGATCTTAACCTTGGTGGATGGTAATAATGTTCTGTGATGAGTAGTAAACAACAAAACAGCCAAGGAATGGctataataaaatttcatttattgtAATGTAGAAATTGGTTACTCAGTTGAATAATTACAGGAAAATATCATAACAGACAGAGATACAAGTGTACAAATGCATACAAGCAAACACAAGCGCTCGCATGCACACACCCAAGCCCAAGTAATATAAACCAAGACCAAAAAGAAGTGCAAAGGATGAAACAAGCAAGTGACCTGTCTTTGACAACCAAGCCAAAGCTGATTGTACTGTTCTGTGCGTTCTCTCAATTCAGCTTGTAAGGAATGGTTTGGCATTAGATTGCAAGGCATCCATCTCCTGAACACGTGCAATCCAAACTTTCAATTGTTCATCCTTCAAATAAATGGTCTCCTGATCAGCTATGCTGAAAGATAAAGATCAATATTAGACTCCCtacaaaaacaatgttttacTAATTCTTTTCGCTCCTGCTTTTAAGTGGTAACATGACAATGTTactttttgttttacaaattcTTGTTTGACAATCTTATAAACGAAACTTTCATTTTCAATAAACAACACTGGTCAGAACCAGAAGAACAGATCAGCACTGAATAGATGAACAGACCTGTTCCTGCAACTCCAGAAATCTGCCTTTCCTTGTCTTGAATATGTTCTTGAAGGTCACGCAATTGCTGTATATGCTGTGCTCTTTCAGCTTCAGAATGATCACGCTCTCTTCTGCATAAAGGAATAGACATCTAAATTAGTCCATCCAGACTTAAATAACCCAGCCTAACCttaaagacaaatggaaaaaaCTAATACGGAGATAAAACctcaacatattttaaaaacgtCATCAGACCTAAATGTATGAAGTTCTATGAATTTTTTCATGTGCACATCATATGGAAACCTTGCATGAGATTAGAAATGTTGTTGCTATCATCAAACTAAGGTTTAAAGGCATAAACCAGTGTCAAAACAATGAACACAATGCCTGAATGTAGCCAGTTCTTTATTTTGTTCTCTGAGAAGGTTCTTTAGCCAGGCCTGCAAAAAAATGAGACAAGAGACAGCACATAATGCATGGCTTGCCACAAATACTTTGTTCAAAAGTACAGCACAGAGATGAACAAACCGCTTCATTATCTAATTTAATAGCATGCAGTTCCCTGTCTTTCTTCCATTCTCCTGTCCAAAGTCATGTATGGTCTGTCCCCTTTCATGCAGTGTTCCTGCACAACAAAGT
The sequence above is drawn from the Populus alba chromosome 15, ASM523922v2, whole genome shotgun sequence genome and encodes:
- the LOC118057152 gene encoding uncharacterized protein; amino-acid sequence: MKSVLIFCSMFLCFSGCHWLNFFLTPLEPAGLEDQALTEEQASSAASASLSETSVHSVNVSETTINKGTGAVASEAFISSDQTNVVTGGKTSDTPLLDERSLLACIVRTIPTGGRIRINSTLFLIEGDYIQLREGAQEMISATAAVAKVAAAAAAAASPYSSFLPSVAVTPMAQSHRLKKAPSIESKSSNDVILRLLKA